DNA from Plasmodium yoelii strain 17X genome assembly, chromosome: 13:
TGAAGCTGATGAAATGTTATCAAGAGGATTTAAAGCACAAATATATGAAGTCTTTAAAAAATTAGTTCCAGATATTCAAGTTGCTTTATTTTCTGCTACTATGCCACAAGAAATCTTAGAATTAACAACAAGATTTATGAGAGATCCAAAAACTATATTAGTTAAAAAAGATGAATTAACATTAGAAGGTATTAGACAATTTTATGTAGCTgtagaaaaagaagaatGGAAATTAGACACATTGTGTGATTTATATGAAACATTAACAATCACTcaatctattatatattgtaacACAAGAAAAAAGGTTGACATTTTAACCCAAGAAATGCACAATCGTTTATTCACTGTTTCATGCATGCATGGTGATATGGATCAAAAAGACAGAGATTTAATTATGAGAGAATTTAGGTCTGGATCAACAAGAGTGTTGGTTACCACCGATTTATTAGCAAGAGGTATTGATGTACAACAAGTATCTTTAGTTATCAATTATGACTTGCCATGCTCACCAGATACATATATTCACAGAATTGGTCGTTCTGGTCGTTTTGGACGTAAGGGTGTTGCAATTAACTTTGTTACTAATGATGATAAGGAAAAGGATAAGTTGAAGAAAATCGAATCGTACTATAGTACTCAAATTGAAGAAATGCCTTTAGaagtaattaaaaaaaacataatattaaattattcatatttatgtGGCATTGCACATggcaatatttattttaaatgcaTATTTTGCTTATTCTTTTGGGCacatcatatattttttctctcCTTTTTTTATCTTCAGGTTGCGGActatttgtaattttttttttttttttttttttttttattataattttcaacGGAATACCAATCGGATTACTGTGCTATATAAGtgtgttattatttatcaagagtatttatattacaatgttatattatttttaaaaaaaataaaataatatccCATGTATATACTAGGTATGCGCTTTTCGaacaacatttttattacccctcaacatatgcatatatgtgtatatatatatatttatgtaatattaaatatacatatccacgcatatatgtaaaatatatatgttttatgtattaataaaCACATAAGGGAgacacatttttatttatttattatattttcctatatacaaaaatatatttaatatttttaatttgttacACACTTTCATCTTTGAATTAATTTTCATacaagtatataatatatatacatttactttaaagttttatttattatttttattatttttattattatttttttttaaaaaaaagaataaattaaaaacatattttacgttgtattaaaaaaagaaaaaaaagaaacttCCCGTACCttttgaatataataatacgtTTTGATTTAATACTATACGAAtatcatatatgtatatttaaataGTTCGTCAATTTTTCGTGATAGGTATATGTAAGATACAACATCGATAGACTAtgtgttataaaaaaatatatcattgatataaaaatggataagcCAAATTATGGTTTTCCTTTTTTACTgttgtatatacattgcAGTTAAAATGACAATAATCTGTTTCGTAATATGAatgttaatttattaaaaatgtagtGATATTTGaacataaaaaagaaaaaataacgaACAAACTGGATATTATACTGTTgggataaatatatataaggcATTTATTGGATACTCTTTCTAAAtgctatataatatttatatttttcttatttgtGATAATAttcctatttttttttattttctttttaaagtcaataatattttatgatagATTATGACATTCATGCTAAAGGGGGTGTGAAGCgaggaaaaaacaaaatgaatatattatttattttattcattgtTGTGTGTATATTGAGACCAATAGGAACGAATCGAGAAGAAACATTGGCTCGACAAATTCAGATATCGTTTAAGGCATAAGCCGATATACTCTTATGcgatatgtttatatatatagttagtgtatatatatatatacaatttttagataaaaaaaaaaatacaaaatcatgaaaaaaaaaatataaagttgtATACATGAACACATATTCGTAAATAgatatataatgatataattcGAATATGTTTATAAATTTGGACAAATTAATCTTATGATAAGACATATTTTCCCTCCAAAAACTTTTCTTCTGAATAAAAAGAAGCGCAAACCACCCGTTTTTCAAATAGTCGACCATTAAACATATATTGAGCTTTTCTTGCTGCTGTTTCGTCAACATAATGAAGAAATATTTTTCCTACTCCTTCTGTATAAGATAAATCGGTGTTAGGCTTTGGGATTACAATACTTTGTAAAGGTCCATATTTTTCAGCTTCTTCTTTTAcatcttttaatatttcgTCGTATTGGCTATTAATAATTAAGTCCTCTTGAAATACAGCATTAGTTAGCTGAATTACTCTTGATGACTTTTCTCCAATTTTTCTGGATGCTTGAATTTGTAAACCTATTATTGAATTACTTAAAATTTTTTGAGAAATCGAATTTGGCAATAATGAGACAGGAACGTCTACATTATTAGCTAAAGctatattatttgaattgggggcattatttgaatttttattaaaagtcGCTTTTTTAACATTAAGGATGTTTTTTCCACATACAAAACCATTTAAAGCGTGTATAGCAACTTGTGTGCAACTACTATCTTCATATTCAAAAAAACCATAACCTTTATTTAATCCTGTATTTAGatctttaataatattaaatccttttaattttccaAATTGGCCTAATAGATCCATTATTTGATCATCTTTTAAATCATGTGGTAAATTTTgtatgtataatttattatcatcatctcCTGTACTTCTTACTGGTGCTATTTTAGGCGGTTTAAAACTTTCAAGTAATCCCATATCAATATCTGGGAATACAACTGTTAAAGCTGGATCCCCTTCAGGGGGGGGCATATAATCATGGGGCCTATTTATTCGTAAgcaataattattataagaCATTGAGTCTAATTTTAAGCATAACCATGTAATATCCATTGTTCTAAATTCAAGAAAACAAAATCTAGAATCTGCATTAAATATTTCACATTTTACTACTGGTAATAATTGAACATCTCCAATTTTTACTTCTAAACTTGAGCCTTTTATTATTGAAGATATAgtattgttaaaaaattctACTATTTCTTCTTGCTTAGAATTAGGAGGTAAATTACCTATATATAATTTCCTCTGTTTTTTATCTCCTTCTAATTCATATGGATTTCTATTTAATTGAGATCCTTTATTACCTTGTAATAAATTCCCATTTAAACCTAGACGCTGATATTGTAATACGCcacttaaattattattatctattaaaatattattttttagtaaATTTTCATCAACTGTATCCCAtttagattttttttttttaggttttatttctttattttcttttttagtATCTTCTTCTGACATtgatatatcatttttatcatgtgtatttttttttctctctttTGTGCTGTCATCagaataatttttatcactATTATCCCACgagcttttatattttttgcttttttttgatttataatGACTCCGTTCATTATCACTATCACTCATACTATCACCTTTGCTTCTTTTATATCTACTTCTGCCTCTGCTTCTGTCTCGGCTTCTATTTCTGCTTCTTTCTTTGCTTCTATGTCTGCTTCTTTCCTTGCTTCTATGTCTGCTTCTTTCTTTACTTCTATTTCTTCTTCTTTCCACACTTTTATCTCTCCTCCTTTCTTTacttcttctttttcttttggACGAATGTGTTTCTTCATCACTACTTGGCAACTCTTTGTGTCTTCGTCTATCTTTATCATCGTCTCTGCTTCGCTCTTTGTCCTTATTGCGTTCCTTACTTATGTCCTTATCACTTCCCTTATCTTTATCATCactttctttttcatttttaaattcttttgattttaatttttctttaataattttaattttttcttgaAAGTCagaatttgtttttttgtctAATATGctgtttttttcttcattttcatttatttgatcagaattattttttttattatcactatTGCTATCTTTAGCATTgtcatttaatttattatcagatttatttatgttttcttCATGTTCAGCATTGTTagtatcatcatttttattgcCTAGTTCCGACGAATTACTAATAacttcattttttgtttcatttgTTTTACTATTAAAATAGTTACCTACTTTtctaaacatatttttacacGTGTGATATGGtagaaatatttatatggtTATATAACGTATTATACgttatcttttttatatgaaattaaTTTTTGATTTGGCATTTGTTTGCTCTTagtttattttaatatttcttcttttcatcataaattatcatacttttttttattctaatttatttttcatccATATTAAAAAgggtatatattatttgatgGTCAAAAATGTAAtggaattatttaatttatatattttttccttctacttcttataattattttcatggTACAAAAACGGATGTAGTATTTTATCAATTTCATTCCAAATGAAAATTTtctttactatttttatttttttattaaaaaaaaattccttTGTACCCgtgtgaatatatatatatgtatatattgtacatatgtataggagagaaatatatattaatattaggAAGCcgaaataattataatatatattatatatatatattaaaaaataaaactaataattttgttttattatttcttttttacttaattttttaacttttttttctcgattaaacaaatttaaaaataatttcgcATTAATACGTAAAATGAACTGGGGGTAATACGACTTTGAATATGtatgcaatatatatatatatatatatgtatatatatatatgtttatttttttaaattttgttttGAAAATTTGTCAGCAAACAGGCTTTGCCATCCTTTATATTATtgacaaaataaacaaatggataaataaaaacatgttTACGTACCTTTTTTGTATAAAGTGATTTGGGTCGATTTATGCAAAACAGAGGGTcttatgaaatatataattcatgactattgtatatatatttgtagtGTTTCGTATACAATACAGGAATAATAGGAAacaacattattttttaataccatataaaaatacatttatatacatacatgcgCATATATCCATATGAACGATCTCCTAGAATCACTATGATTATGTCTATACTTCTAGGATAggcaattttttttatatacatcaaaaaaataaatgtaatgcGATtttggaataataaaatcaaAGAACTTTTTTAGAACTCTCCTTTTCCTTTTTTGTTAcaacttatatatatattataatttgtaattttttcatcattatataataatggaaagtattaaaaaatatcctAAAGTTTTttctgtatatatatatataaacgcaataatgatatatgcacatatacGCGTATATATGTGAATATATTTGGACTGGGTCCACAATTCTAAGACGTTATTGAGTATGCACATTAAACCAAATAACGTAAAGAATAAAAGgtaataatagaaaataaaataaacaaacaTGCAGCAGCATAAAGACAAAAAATGGTTATATTAAGAGTATGATaagtttataaaatattgtaatTAAAAGCGGTGTGTAAAATTGTGACTTGGGCACTGCTTGATTTTATGGGAATAATTTTATGTGTCATCATAAAAATcgctattttttttcgaaGATTGTTTTACATTATCCAAAAAATTTGCATTTGGATCATCAAAATCTTTGTATTGGTCTCTTGAATTATTTGTGAgtaaatgaaaattttgatttttatagttatttttcttaaaatatgtacttttattatttaaataatttttagaattattagaattatattttttttccatcataaaaaaaaagttaaaactATGAGGgcttttataaaaatatcttTGCATAATTTGTACTTCAGTTTCCGTAATCAATCTCATTTTAATTTGATTatgtttaataaaaatatgattagGTACATCAGTAATGTTATTAAAAAGTTTCATACATTTTGCACATCTAATTTCTGTTTTACTTATACCACTATCAGTGTTACattccttttttaatatataacccttatttaatatttctttaaattcattagTTTGTTCGATATCAATTATTTcgttataattttcttttattgcTGCATTAACTTCTTGATCAAATTTTGCAACCCATTTAAGTTGACAGTAAgatatttcttcatttttaaagAATTTATCTTTTAGTAGTTGTATCTCTTTATTTGcatttatttcatcatcacctttattaaaattatcgCTCTGATTTActtcatttattaaattgtatttattatttccagAGGAATGAATATTACTGTTTTTACCATTCATATAATACCCTAATTTCTtaacattataattttcataaaaaattggaattaaatttgtataaaatgcattatCCATATTAACTCGTAAATAAAAGTATCCACATTCTCTAACCATTTCATCATATGTATTAAATTTTCTAGCagaataataacaatagttATGAACAAATCttaaatacaaaattaaGATGTCTAATTTTTTTCGTGTATCTAAATTTGTGTTTTCTTCAATTATTTCAATAATGTAACTTTCTTCACCATCGAGTTTATCTATATTGTCCAGATCGTTTGCATTGTTCgattcatcattattatcttttttttttcttcctcCTTTTTTTCCCGTACCTTTACCCTTTGAAACAGTTTCCTCTTTTGGGATATCTTTTTCTTGTGCCTCATTTtctgtttttcttttttttcttttatcttCAAAATTGTTTTCTTCTGTTATGCtttgtataaataatgaGTCAATATGACATGATCTATCTAACTTCCTAACAATGTTTTTAGCATATTTATAATCTACTTTTATTCTTTCATCATGTGAACATATAGGTGGACACAATCTAAAATCTAAATAGTGataattatttctttttacATTATTAAAATTCCACCCCCGAATATTAATACTATGTGCTTTTTCACGTAAAAGGTTTAATAAGTCATTCATTTTAgtactttttttaaaatatatatttgcttTTCTATGAAAAGATGGAGAAGTTGATAAAGAAAATGGTCTTATTTCTTTACTGTTATATGTAtcccatatatttatattcaatGCATCATAATCtaattcatttaatttttttattatatcaaaTTTGTTTATTCTAGTTGGTATATGATCTACATGTAAAGCAATAGTTGATAAAtaatttactatttttattaatatgttattattttcatttacattttcaattttacattttattttttctttccatatattaatttggtatatattttcttttgtcattatttcatttgtattattttcttttttaacaTTGTCATTATCACCATCTTTTTTATGTTCAacttgttcatttttatcttcttcatcttttatataatctttttgagtttcatttttttttatgtcatTTTCGGATTTTTCTTCTCCAATGTTTGTATTAACTTCTAAGctaaaattatcaaaattgtcattattatataatatcataaattccttaaaattattttgagCAGATTTAATATTTAACTCAGCTTGTTCATTCATATATTTGACTCGATATTTTTCGATAAAAAAAGAACTAGTACATTCATTATTGCATATGATTTCTAAATTGTTTGATATACTTTCAATAgctaaattttttatttcatttgcTATATCATctattgttttatatttttttatgtcgTTATAAAATTTCTTTATTATGTCTGAAAATACATATTCAtctatgttattatttttttcttttttaaaatgatttattaaatatttttcaaattcttCATCACTCTCAAATtcaatgttttttttttttaatttattactaACGTCTTTAGtttcttcttcattttcccctctttttctttttttgtcATTTGATATTATATCATCACTTTCTTTCATTTTCGATGTGTTTACTCTTTTGATATACTTCGATGTTTACTTGTTTTGTTCggtctttctttttttatatcgtTGCGTATTTCCTTACTTATTTGACTAGCTGTTTTTGCTCTAcaaacatgtatatatacatacgtGTGTATTGATGTGATTGAGTGCGCATATAGAtatagtataatatatatgtattgtttattttgtaCGCACTATAGTTActattattaattgtttCCTCTTTGTTATaaccttttttattttgcaaATAAACTTTAAAACATAACTAGGGATATTTCATTCGAAAGTAATAAAAGattgaaaaaaacaaagtagctaaaaaatgtatattataaaatcatTATGCAATTagcaatattatatataatatatacacaaataTGAGAAGGGAAATTAGATAAATCAAACTACAACTCACTatagtaataaatatatattattatataacatttatcatatatgatacatataaaaaatgtacattaatatatgtagtATGTAATTATGTATACcttaaaaatgatgataatacccccccaaaaaaaattgttatatatataataaaaataatagctataaaataaataaataaaaatatatattaattaaaataaattataataaaagaaataaatttttttaataaggCATATATAGTTtccaaaaatgaaaaaaatgcatatatgtagcaaaataataaacaatgGTATCTGTAAAATTTAGGTGgcaagaaatatatattacatatgtatatatatattatatttatgctTATGTGAATATAGTAAACAACTACATAGTTCAAAAATATGTACTATACATTTGgagtatttaaaaaaaataatgattgtttgaaataaaaacaagCCATATGTATCccaatatgttttatttttatatcgaATTTTTAAGTTAGCAAAGATTTCAAATCAATTATCATTTtgtaaatacatatataagcAGTATAACTTATATAacactatttttattaataaatatgaggacata
Protein-coding regions in this window:
- a CDS encoding zinc finger protein, putative; this translates as MKESDDIISNDKKRKRGENEEETKDVSNKLKKKNIEFESDEEFEKYLINHFKKEKNNNIDEYVFSDIIKKFYNDIKKYKTIDDIANEIKNLAIESISNNLEIICNNECTSSFFIEKYRVKYMNEQAELNIKSAQNNFKEFMILYNNDNFDNFSLEVNTNIGEEKSENDIKKNETQKDYIKDEEDKNEQVEHKKDGDNDNVKKENNTNEIMTKENIYQINIWKEKIKCKIENVNENNNILIKIVNYLSTIALHVDHIPTRINKFDIIKKLNELDYDALNINIWDTYNSKEIRPFSLSTSPSFHRKANIYFKKSTKMNDLLNLLREKAHSINIRGWNFNNVKRNNYHYLDFRLCPPICSHDERIKVDYKYAKNIVRKLDRSCHIDSLFIQSITEENNFEDKRKKRKTENEAQEKDIPKEETVSKGKGTGKKGGRKKKDNNDESNNANDLDNIDKLDGEESYIIEIIEENTNLDTRKKLDILILYLRFVHNYCYYSARKFNTYDEMVRECGYFYLRVNMDNAFYTNLIPIFYENYNVKKLGYYMNGKNSNIHSSGNNKYNLINEVNQSDNFNKGDDEINANKEIQLLKDKFFKNEEISYCQLKWVAKFDQEVNAAIKENYNEIIDIEQTNEFKEILNKGYILKKECNTDSGISKTEIRCAKCMKLFNNITDVPNHIFIKHNQIKMRLITETEVQIMQRYFYKSPHSFNFFFMMEKKYNSNNSKNYLNNKSTYFKKNNYKNQNFHLLTNNSRDQYKDFDDPNANFLDNVKQSSKKNSDFYDDT
- a CDS encoding eukaryotic initiation factor 4a, putative, with translation MSTKDEKFNNENDIEGNTEEIVDTFDALGLNEKLLRGIYSYGFEKPSAIQQRGIKPILKGYDTIGQAQSGTGKTATFVISSLQLINYDYVACQALILAPTRELAQQIQKVVLALGDYLKVKCHACVGGTVVREDIDKLKQGVHMVVGTPGRVYDMIDKRHLGVDRLKLFILDEADEMLSRGFKAQIYEVFKKLVPDIQVALFSATMPQEILELTTRFMRDPKTILVKKDELTLEGIRQFYVAVEKEEWKLDTLCDLYETLTITQSIIYCNTRKKVDILTQEMHNRLFTVSCMHGDMDQKDRDLIMREFRSGSTRVLVTTDLLARGIDVQQVSLVINYDLPCSPDTYIHRIGRSGRFGRKGVAINFVTNDDKEKDKLKKIESYYSTQIEEMPLEVADYL